The genomic DNA aatcctttgaaatcttgagtgtataaagtcttttacataaaaagtcttttaaaatctcacagaatcaatacaatctcatagtcttttaaaatcttaaagtcttttttttattaaaatagtcttttaaaatcctaatccaatacacccctaagttttttttttatgtaaaatgcTTCAATCTTCACCAgttgaatataaatataaatgataataCAATTACATTAACATACATATATCCTATCTGTACAGGTAATTTCATTCAAGAGAAAATCAAGTAAAATAGAGCTACTTAATTTATAGAGAAAGCAACGTAACATGTGTATACATGACCTAACAGAACTTAAACATCTGCATAATTATAGTATTCCATATGATGGTAGAATTTTATTGAAGGTGATAGCCTACAAGGAAAGAAACAACTCACCCACCATCTTAACTACAATTCTACAATGACCACAGAACAGTTCTCAGCATTAATTTAGACAGCGTGTCTGGTTTCATATATCATTTAGGCTAgtcataaaaaatgaaatgtctATCCCAAGCTTGCAGCAATTAGCTTAAGAATAAACATGAAATCACTTCAAGTGGCCCAAGCACAAGACCCTGAAAGTCAGTCTGACAGAACTGAACAAGTTTCAGATAAAAGCATAGTTATTCCCAACAAACATGTCACAATAGCTGATAGCATAAAAAATGAACATTCAAGGTACTCCCAGAAATAAAGTCCTTTATATTTTATGCAGCTAAAAAGCTAGTAGATATATACATGAGTTTAACTATGCGTGTCTAAGGTAATTACCACTAGTTCTTTTTGTATGAGTGATTTATTTtctctgtttatttttttatttcggcttATGCAGGTTCGTTGCCCCTCGAATTCCAACAGACTTTTCAATTCAAGTCCAGGAAACCACTTATAATGTGCACAAGGTAtcaataaacatcatcataaatcCTTATAAATGCAGAAAATCATTAACCGTCTTGTTTAGCTCAGTCAAATTCTTCCAAACAGTATCATCAGCAGGGTATATGAGGGACAAGATAATGATATCATAATAACACTGTCTATATTAGTAATCTCTCATATCAATGATTGATACTGACTGGTGAAGAGCACAATCCTGTTAATAGGGAGCATAAATCATTTATTCCTTTCTTCCtagtgtttgtgtgtgtgttgtgtatctTCCCCACCCCACCACCCCTTTTAGATAGAGAAAGAGGGGAAAAATTCCCTCAAGAGAGGTAGACAAAGAACATCAGACATGGATAGGGAATCCCCCTTAAAAGCATGCAAAACAGCAGAAACACAGAGTCAATGTTTTAATGTTTTCAAGATTTTGTAAGAAAACTAGaagataaataaatgtttttcttttccttagaatttttttgaaaaccaGAATTAGAATAAAAACATGGTCACACTGTCGTAATTAAAATGCATCAACtgaaattaaagataaaaaataaaataaaaaccagcTTAATCTTTTTATAAGTTGGCTACTTTTTGTGTAACAGTACCCATTGATATCAAAATGCGGCTACATAGGACGGTTGGAAGTACAGCCTCTAATCTCAAATTCTGGGAATGTGCTCAAGCTTGAAAACTTTCCAGGTGGATGTGAAACATTTGAAACAATTCTAAAATTCTGTTATGGCCTCCCTATAGACTTCAACTCAGATAATGTAGCTGCACTAAGATGTGCGTCAGAATTTCTAGAGATGACTGAAGAACTAGAAGATGGCAATCTCATTTCCAAGACAGAAGCTTTCCTCACATTTGTCGTGCTTTCTTCATGGAAAGATACTGTTACTGTTCTGAAATCTTGTGAAAATCTATCTCCATGGGCTGAAAATATCCAAATTGTTAGAAGATGCTGTGATTCTATAGCTTGGAAGGCTACTAAAAATGAGCCCGCAAGTGAGGATGCAGCATCTAATCAAGAAAGCTGGTGGTTCGATGATTTGGCCACCCTCCGCATTGATCATTTTATGCGGATAATTTCAGCAATTAGGGCAAAGGGAACCAAACAAGAGATCATTGGTAAATGTATCATGCAATATGCCAAGAGATGGCTACCAGGAATGTATGAGGAGTTAGAAGGGCTAAGAGGATATGGGCATGGAAAAAGTAATCTACAGTTCACTATATTTAgcatgaagaaagaagagagcaCTAGACATAGCAAGGAGCAAACGACTATTATTGAAAGCCTAATAAGCATAATTCCTCCTCAACAAGATGCTGTCCCATGTAAGTTCTTGTTGCAGATGCTAAAGATGGCAATGATGTATTCTGTATCATCAGCTCTCATTTCAGACCTTGAAAAGAGAGTTGGTATGGTGTTAGAAGATGCTGAGGTGGATGATCTCTTAATTCCTAGATATCAAAATGGAGGTCAAGGAAAAATGGTCAAGTGAGTATGctacaattcattttttttctgtCATATTGGAATTGGCATTAATGCTGAAGGTCAAATCCAACTCTGTGAccaacccaaaaaataaaaaataacccaAGGCTTATGAAAATGACCAAAGACACTAATTtctatctttttctttgttctattcttttgtttttcatttgtaGCATGCCTAATTCACCCGAAAACTGCACTATGCAAGACATAGATGTAGTACAACGGATTGTTGAATACTTCTTGATGCATGAAAAACAGCAAACGCAACTGCAACAAAAGTCCGGAAAATTCAATATTAGTAGGCTTTTGGACAATTACCTAGCTGAAGTTGCAACAGATCCAAATCTTTCAATTACAACGTTCCAAGTCTTAGCTGAATTACTGCCAGAACATACTCGATCATTTCACGATGGTCTATATAGAGCCATTGACACCTACCTAAAGGTCAGCCTTTTAATTCCTATTTTCTCGTGTTCAATTCAGGTTTGAAGTGTTGTAAAAGTGATTTCAAAACAAAGTTTTGAcgtttgatattgatgtttctCTAGACCCATCCTTCCCTAACTGACCAAGACCGTAGAAGACTCTGCAAAATAATGAACTGTGAAAAACTCTCACTTGATGCATGCATACATGCTGCACAAAATGATAGATTGCCTCTAAGAACGGTTGTCCAGGTAAAGTTCCTTGGATCTTTGGAACTTAGTCTTCGTTTACTTTAGCTTCATACATGATAAATTAAGAAATGATCACCAAATAGAGTTTTAAGAATTCCATGAAAAAAAGATGATGACATTATAATAAAGTACAATTTAGAACCACTAGCATCTGCTTAAATACCTTTGAAAAACACATCAACTCAATTGAAGATCAGAACCAATTTGGGTAAATTGTTTTCtatgatatattattaactGTTTCTTCACAGAcctttttgaaaaaggaatCCCTTCCATGCTGATGGAATACAAGTGAATTGTGATAATCCCTTCCATGCTGATGGAATACAAGTGAATTgtgatatttaaataaaagaagaaacttCTTTAGAAGGAAAGAGGGATCACATAGAAGCAACATGGTACAAATGCTCCTTACAAATGGAAAAAT from Medicago truncatula cultivar Jemalong A17 chromosome 8, MtrunA17r5.0-ANR, whole genome shotgun sequence includes the following:
- the LOC25501914 gene encoding BTB/POZ domain-containing protein DOT3 isoform X2, with the translated sequence MKSLQVAQAQDPESQSDRTEQVSDKSIVIPNKHVTIADSIKNEHSRFVAPRIPTDFSIQVQETTYNVHKYPLISKCGYIGRLEVQPLISNSGNVLKLENFPGGCETFETILKFCYGLPIDFNSDNVAALRCASEFLEMTEELEDGNLISKTEAFLTFVVLSSWKDTVTVLKSCENLSPWAENIQIVRRCCDSIAWKATKNEPASEDAASNQESWWFDDLATLRIDHFMRIISAIRAKGTKQEIIGKCIMQYAKRWLPGMYEELEGLRGYGHGKSNLQFTIFSMKKEESTRHSKEQTTIIESLISIIPPQQDAVPCKFLLQMLKMAMMYSVSSALISDLEKRVGMVLEDAEVDDLLIPRYQNGGQGKMVNMPNSPENCTMQDIDVVQRIVEYFLMHEKQQTQLQQKSGKFNISRLLDNYLAEVATDPNLSITTFQVLAELLPEHTRSFHDGLYRAIDTYLKTHPSLTDQDRRRLCKIMNCEKLSLDACIHAAQNDRLPLRTVVQTFLKKESLPC
- the LOC25501914 gene encoding BTB/POZ domain-containing protein DOT3 isoform X1, with product MKSLQVAQAQDPESQSDRTEQVSDKSIVIPNKHVTIADSIKNEHSRFVAPRIPTDFSIQVQETTYNVHKYPLISKCGYIGRLEVQPLISNSGNVLKLENFPGGCETFETILKFCYGLPIDFNSDNVAALRCASEFLEMTEELEDGNLISKTEAFLTFVVLSSWKDTVTVLKSCENLSPWAENIQIVRRCCDSIAWKATKNEPASEDAASNQESWWFDDLATLRIDHFMRIISAIRAKGTKQEIIGKCIMQYAKRWLPGMYEELEGLRGYGHGKSNLQFTIFSMKKEESTRHSKEQTTIIESLISIIPPQQDAVPCKFLLQMLKMAMMYSVSSALISDLEKRVGMVLEDAEVDDLLIPRYQNGGQGKMVNMPNSPENCTMQDIDVVQRIVEYFLMHEKQQTQLQQKSGKFNISRLLDNYLAEVATDPNLSITTFQVLAELLPEHTRSFHDGLYRAIDTYLKTHPSLTDQDRRRLCKIMNCEKLSLDACIHAAQNDRLPLRTVVQVLFVEQVKMRAAMQEKEPAQSGINSQQDVNQTSETIDIKTLKAELENVKSNMVELQNDYFELQEEYKKLTSNDKPKNLSGWSLNWRKIKKSFHVKPTGGETRDGQDMPTSPNHTRRRSAPRRRLSVS